A window of Theropithecus gelada isolate Dixy chromosome 14, Tgel_1.0, whole genome shotgun sequence contains these coding sequences:
- the LOC112607249 gene encoding olfactory receptor 5B21: MENRTEVTEFILLGLTDNPNLQILLLLAFLFIYLITLLGNGGMMVIIHSDSHLHTPMYFFLSNLSFVDLGYSSAVAPKTVAALQSGDKAISYNGCAAQFFFFVGFATVECYLLASMAYDRHAAVCRPLHYTTIMTAGMCALLATGSYVSGFLNASIHAAGTFRLSFCGSNEINNFFCDIPPLLALSCSDTRISKLVVFFVVGFNVFFTLLVILISYFFICITIQRMCSAEGRKKVFSTCASHLTAVSIFYGTIIFMYLQPNSSQSMDTDKIASVFYTVVIPMLNPLIYSLRNKEVKSALWKILNKLYPQY, from the coding sequence ATGGAGAATAGAACAGAAGTGACAGAGTTTATCCTCTTGGGATTAACAGATAACCCCAATCTTCAGATACTCCTCCTCCTGGCATTTTTATTCATCTACCTCATAACCCTGCTTGGGAATGGAGGAATGATGGTGATCATCCACTCAGACTCCCATCTCCACACTCCAATGTACTTTTTCCTCAGTAACCTCTCCTTTGTAGACTTGGGTTACTCATCAGCTGTAGCCCCCAAAACGGTGGCTGCATTGCAGTCAGGGGACAAGGCCATCTCCTACAATGGATGTGCAGCTCAGTTCTTCTTCTTTGTGGGGTTTGCCACTGTTGAGTGCTACCTCCTGGCCTCCATGGCCTATGACCGCCATGCAGCGGTATGTAGGCCTCTTCATTACACCACCATCATGACAGCAGGTATGTGTGCTCTCCTTGCTACTGGTTCCTATGTCTCTGGCTTCCTCAATGCCTCTATCCATGCAGCAGGCACCTTCAGACTCTCCTTCTGTGGTTCTAATGAGATTAATAATTTCTTCTGTGACATTCCCCCACTCCTGGCTCTCTCATGCTCTGACACGCGCATCAGCAAGTTGGTGGTCTTCTTTGTGGTGGGCTTCAACGTCTTTTTCACCCTCCTGGTCATCCTCATTTCTTACTTCTTCATATGCATCACCATTCAAAGGATGTGTTCTGCTGAAGGGCGGAAGAAAGTCTTCTCCACCTGTGCTTCCCATCTCACTGCTGTGTCCATCTTCTATGGCACAATCATCTTCATGTACTTACAGCCCAACTCCAGCCAGTCCATGGACACAGACAAAATAGCCTCTGTGTTTTACACAGTGGTGATTCCCATGCTGAATCCCTTGATCTACAGTCTTAGGAACAAAGAAGTGAAAAGTGCTCTCTGGAAAATACTCAACAAACTTTACCCCCAATATTAA
- the LOC112606977 gene encoding LOW QUALITY PROTEIN: olfactory receptor 5B12-like (The sequence of the model RefSeq protein was modified relative to this genomic sequence to represent the inferred CDS: substituted 1 base at 1 genomic stop codon): protein MENNTEVTEFILVGLTDDPEQQIPLFIVFLFVYLITLVGNLGMIELIILASCLHTPMYFFLSNVSLVDFGYSSAVTPKVMVGFLTGDKFILYNACATQFFFVAFITVENSLLASMAYDRYAVYYTTTMTTNVCACLAIGSYVCGFLNASIHTGNTFRLSFCRSNVVEHFFCDASPLLAVSCSDNYIIEMVIFFVVGFNDFFSILVILISYLFIFITILKMHSSEGHQKAFSTCASHLTAVSIFYGTGIFMYLXPSSSHFMGMDKMASVFYAIVIPMLNPLVYSLRNKEVKSAFKKTVGKAKSSV from the coding sequence ATGGAGAACAACACAGAGGTGACTGAGTTCATTCTTGTGGGATTAACTGATGACCCAGAACAGCAGATCCCACTCTTCATAGTCTTCCTTTTTGTCTACCTCATCACTCTGGTTGGGAACCTGGGGATGATTGAATTGATTATATTGGCCTCCTGTCTCCATACccccatgtacttcttcctcAGTAACGTCTCCCTAGTGGACTTTGGTTATTCCTCAGCTGTCACTCCCAAGGTGATGGTGGGGTTCCTCACAGGAGACAAATTCATATTATACAATGCTTGTGCCACACAATTCTTCTTTGTAGCCTTTATCACTGTAGAAAATTCCCTCCTGGCGTCAATGGCCTATGACCGCTATGCAGTTTATTACACCACCACCATGACAACAAATGTATGTGCTTGCCTGGCCATAGGCTCCTATGTCTGTGGTTTCCTGAATGCATCCATTCATACTGGGAACACTTTCAGGCTCTCCTTCTGCAGATCCAATGTAGTTGAACACTTTTTCTGTGATGCTTCTCCTCTCTTGGCTGTCTCATGTTCAGACAACTACATCATTGAGATGgttattttttttgtggtgggATTCAATGACTTCTTTTCTATCCTGGTAATCTTGATCTcctacttatttatatttatcaccATCCTGAAGATGCACTCATCTGAAGGACACCAGAAGGCCTTTTCCACCTGTGCTTCCCATCTTACTGCAGTTTCCATCTTTTATGGGACAGGCATCTTTATGTACTTATGACCTAGCTCCAGCCATTTCATGGGCATGGACAAAATGGCATCTGTGTTCTATGCCATAGTCATTCCCATGTTGAATCCACTGGTCTACAGCCTGAGAAACAAAGAGGTTAAGAGTGCCTTTAAAAAGACTGTAGGGAAGGCAAAGTCCTCTGTAtga